ACTGGACTCTTGACTCTGAGGGACCCCAAAGCAAATTCTAGGCTGTGAGTAGCAGTAACAATTGGAGAGAGAACACACCATTCAATCACTGACATTACAGACAAGATTTGGCAGGAGGTTTGGGGAAGGCTGTGAAGCAGGTGGATGAAAGAGAACGGAAaaagcagaaggggtggggagagaagtttGGGCAGGTTGTGTATTGTCATAATGAACGCTGGTTGAAACATTAGATTTGAGGGAAAATTGGattaaatatatagatatagatatatagatatatagatagatatatatattcaCAGCAAGTGTTAGTTTCCATCAAAAACTGTcattttttggtcagaaaacCTGAAAATGCTTGGctacaagtaaaaaaaaattcagttttcagcaaatttgtgtttgttttggcaGCTTTTTGCCAATAACTTTTCAGTTTTTGGCATGTTTTTGCAAATGTTTTCAGTTGTCAGCGCTTTTCTACCCAATTTTCTGGGGTTTCAGCAGGTTTTagtcaattttttgtttttcaatagaAAGTCTAAATTTTCCACAAGAAAATCAAacaccattttctgaccagctgtaataataataataggaagGAAAGGAAGTTTAATTAAACCATCTTCATTGCAAACAAGATTTGGGTACAGCTGGGAACAGGAGGAAAACCAGGAGGAGAAACagttgggatgggatgggagaaaTTTTGGGCAGCTCAGGGAAAGATCTGAAGGAGCAATAACAGGACAAAGAAACTCACATGCACACAACCAGATTAGCATCATGGTGCTGTATTCTCCATCCTCATGAGCACTTAGGGGACTGGAGGCAGCGGGATGCGGTCGGGTGGGTTGTTTTCTTTGGTGAACTGGAGGTCCCTGCAGAACAGGACGGGCTTCTGACCTATGCCGAGGCGGTACTGCCAGATGTACAGGTTCTTTTGGGGCTCCAGGGTCACCTGGATTGACTCCTCTTCTTCTCGGGCTTCGTTCCAGTCCTCCTGCTCTGTGCAGATGCTTCTCCCGCCGTACTCGGCCCTGAGGGAGAACTGGACCTGGGTGATGAGCTTGGTGAGCTCTCCAGCCCCAATAGACATCTCAGTGGAGATGCTCCAGTTGTGCTCAATGCTGGACATCTTCTGCTTGGCGTAGCCCACCTTGCGGGTGACCTTGTTGGATCAGATGATGGGGGAGTCGGAGTCATTGTGCAGGGTCTTGATGCACTCCCAGCCACCGGTTGAGGTGCCCTTGGTGAGCGTCAAGCCCCCAGGGAAGAAGTTCAGCACTTTGGGGTGGATGGAGTAGAAGGAGTCCAGCTTGTCAAATCTCATGTCTGGGTACAGGAAGAACTGAGCCCCCCACTTCTCATCCATCTTGATCAGGGTTAGGAAATGATCGATCCCGAAGTAGTAGAGCCCCTTGCAGTATTCAGGGGGCAGGACAACATTATTTTCACCTTCAGCTGTCCTCAAATTTTTCACGCTGCGGATTACACCCTGGTTTTGGAAAATGATGAATAAGGTCCAACAAACCCTCCCGTAGTGGTCCCCACCGCGGCACCTGGGATGCAGCTGAAAGACCTGAGCTCCCTTATCTGTACTTAGGTCCTGCACCACCCGGTAGGAACTGCCTTTTATGATGTAGATATTGGGGTCCTGCCTGCTGCCCACATAGTGATCCCCACCCAGGCACGCAGGGTGTAGGCCCTGGATCTTGATGTTGTGCCCCTTCTCAAGGAACTCAGTCGTCTGCAGGTAGCATCCCAGGTCAGAACGGACGATGCAGTCTCCACTGAGGTTGCAAAAGATGTCTGTGCCCGGGGAGTCCTTCCGAGGGACCAATGATCCAGTGACTGGcctggagccctggggtggggacAAAGTGGAAGGAAGGGAAGGGTGCAGTTGGCAAAAGGATCAAGGCAGCTTGAGAAGACCATGTGCACATGGGGTTGGACTGGGAGACGTCAGGAGACTTCTCTGTTTCTATCAAGGGAAAAACTTTTCAGTGACACCAGGAGTGAATCCCTCAGGGCAACAATGACCCCTCTTCTCTCACCCCAGTGGAGCTACGGCCAACATACACCAGCGGGAGTAtggcccattgacaccagtgACACTATGGCCCATTAAagccagctggagatctggctcAGTGACACCAATGGAGCTACTGCCAATATACGCCAGCTGGGGTCTGGTCCACCGCTTCCAGTGGAGCTGCGGCCCTTTGACCTTAGCTCATCTGATCTTTTGTGAATGTTTGATGCTTGAAGACCCCCCATCCCTGGTTCCAAGAGCAACCAGGCACCTGGGAAAGGAATTGGGCAGCCCTGGGAAGTATCTGCAGTGAAGTCTCCTAGATGTGCCCTGGGCCTGCAACACTATCTTTGGGGGCGGCGGGGAATTTTcttgagaggggaaggggaggggaaagcccAGGGTCCTGCCTTGGGAGAATCCTGCTTCACCTGGGTTCCCACTTACCACCGTTGATCTATCTGACTGGGCCATGTCTCCTCTGTCTCACCCAGTAAGTACAAAGGGCTGCCCTGCGTGGAGATAAAGAGATGAGGAAACAAGAACAAGATCCTGACATATAACTCTGTGCCCAGCCAGGAGTCCATGAACAGAGCTCAAAAGAAAACAGTGCACCAAAGTTCCCTCaatctcaacccacagccccctgctatcccagtccttggctcccctctccccgccagctctgccagtgcccctcagttccaacctgcagccccctgctagcccagaaTTGGGCTCAGTGTTTTCCCTGGGAATTAAAATTAGAGGGGCTGTTGAATTTACAGTGGGCTGAGGGCCAAGGGATGAGATCATGGGGGTGAAGATGGGCTGTATAGCACCAcagtaaaagcaaaacaaaaatatttttaaagtgtatttaatttaaatttactttcgaaaaattaattttaatataatattttttttaaagtacagaaaCTCTTTGAGACAGTGATGGT
This sequence is a window from Eretmochelys imbricata isolate rEreImb1 chromosome 13, rEreImb1.hap1, whole genome shotgun sequence. Protein-coding genes within it:
- the LOC144273734 gene encoding uncharacterized protein LOC144273734 codes for the protein MAQSDRSTVGSRPVTGSLVPRKDSPGTDIFCNLSGDCIVRSDLGCYLQTTEFLEKGHNIKIQGLHPACLGGDHYVGSRQDPNIYIIKGSSYRVVQDLSTDKGAQVFQLHPRCRGGDHYGRVCWTLFIIFQNQGVIRSVKNLRTAEGENNVVLPPEYCKGLYYFGIDHFLTLIKMDEKWGAQFFLYPDMRFDKLDSFYSIHPKVLNFFPGGLTLTKGTSTGGWECIKTLHNDSDSPII